A window of Brettanomyces nanus chromosome 2, complete sequence contains these coding sequences:
- a CDS encoding uncharacterized protein (BUSCO:EOG09342SX4), producing MTEDTSGTPKPPLESRLGRDSPFDFGQRYLKDEKQVFNCNAWDNVNWDDEQLGEIKEKIRLQQEHPVSDFDKRRFNAQPEKFWDLFYKHNQENFFKDRKWLEIEFPVLYEATKKDAGHKVILEIGCGAGNTMFPVLSKNENPGLMVYGCDFSKVAVDLVKGKEQYEGLNRTGNCQASVWDLANEEGKLPEGLDAHSVDISVMIFVFSALNPSQWHFAVENMKKLMKPGGKILFRDYARYDLAQVRFKKDRLLEENFYIRGDGTRVYFFTEDEIRHIFVDQCGFKEQRIATDRQLLVNRKKQLKMYRCWLQAVFEVGL from the coding sequence ATGACTGAAGATACTTCCGGAACTCCAAAGCCTCCGCTCGAATCCAGACTCGGCCGTGATTCACCTTTCGATTTTGGGCAGAGATATTTAAAGGACGAAAAACAGGTATTCAATTGCAATGCTTGGGACAACGTGAACTGGGACGACGAACAATTAGGAgagatcaaagaaaagataagGTTGCAGCAAGAGCATCCTGTCAGTGATTTTGATAAGCGCCGATTCAATGCACAGCCGGAGAAATTTTGGGACTTGTTTTATAAGCACAACCAggaaaacttcttcaaagaccGAAAATGGTTGGAGATCGAGTTCCCGGTTCTCTATGAGGCAACTAAGAAGGACGCGGGACATAAAGTGATTTTAGAGATCGGATGTGGTGCAGGTAACACAATGTTCCCGGTTCTCAGCAAGAATGAGAATCCGGGACTaatggtgtacggatgcgATTTTTCGAAAGTGGCCGTTGATTTAGTGAAGGGCAAGGAACAGTACGAAGGGTTAAATAGAACAGGAAACTGCCAAGCAAGTGTATGGGATCTGGCCAATGAGGAAGGGAAGCTTCCAGAGGGTCTAGATGCTCATTCAGTTGATATTTCGGTGATGATCTTCGTTTTCTCTGCGTTAAATCCAAGCCAATGGCACTTTGCGGTGGAAAACATGAAGAAACTAATGAAACCAGGCGGTAAGATTTTATTCAGAGATTATGCAAGGTATGATTTGGCCCAGGTTAGATTCAAAAAGGATCGTTTACTTGAGGAAAATTTCTATATCAGAGGAGATGGTACACGAGTGTACTTTTTCACGGAGGATGAGATTAGGCACATTTTTGTGGACCAATGTGGCTTTAAAGAGCAACGGATAGCGACGGATCGACAGCTATTGGTcaatagaaagaaacaattaAAGATGTATCGTTGTTGGCTTCAGGCAGTGTTTGAAGTTGGGTTGTGA
- a CDS encoding uncharacterized protein (BUSCO:EOG093431XC), with amino-acid sequence MAPYGQVVIGPPGAGKSTYCLGMNHFLNAIGRHSVIVNLDPANDRLPYDVSVDIRDFITLEEIMDDENLKLGPNGGLMYCMEVFEKSIDYFIKKIRSLTKISVDGDSAYILFDCPGQTELYTNNPVFSRILRKLVKDLDFRLCIVSLVDSINLTVPSQWISSLLLTLRSMLQLDLPQVNVVSKIDLIKNYVDSDKLDKIEKKKHMQIDQDVSDEYVQGGLPFKLQYYTEVQDLEKLIPYMKHENNQLHHAYFNQKYEKLSEAIADLVEDFGLLQFTVLAIEDKMSMISLLSLIDKANGYCFGTNEIGGDSVWTDLLRQSSMGFSDDIDIQERWIDDKETYDKEAEENMQQAMANKDRGNAEN; translated from the coding sequence ATGGCTCCATACGGTCAGGTTGTTATTGGTCCTCCAGGTGCAGGCAAATCTACCTATTGTCTTGGAATGAATCACTTCCTCAACGCTATTGGTAGGCACTCTGTGATTGTGAACTTAGATCCCGCTAATGATCGTCTACCTTACGATGTATCTGTCGATATCAGAGATTTTATTACATTGGAAGAAATTATGGACGACGAAAATTTGAAACTTGGACCCAACGGTGGTCTCATGTATTGTATGGAAGTGTTTGAAAAGAGTATTGActacttcatcaagaagattCGTTCTCTTACTAAAATTAGTGTCGATGGCGATTCGGCTTACATTCTCTTTGACTGTCCTGGACAAACAGAATTGTACACCAATAATCCAGTTTTCTCCAGGATCTTACGGAAGCTTGTTAAAGACTTGGACTTTCGATTATGCATCGTTTCCTTGGTCGACTCTATTAATCTTACGGTACCTTCACAATGGATTTCATCTTTACTACTTACACTTCGATCAATGCTTCAACTGGATTTACCCCAAGTAAATGTGGTTTCAAAGatcgatctcatcaaaaactACGTCGATAGCGATAAACTGGAtaagatagaaaagaaaaaacacATGCAAATCGATCAAGATGTCAGCGATGAATATGTTCAAGGAGGTCTTCCTTTCAAGTTGCAGTATTATACAGAAGTTCAGGATCTTGAAAAGCTCATACCCTATATGAAGCACGAAAACAACCAATTACATCACGCCTACTTCAATCAGAAGTATGAGAAACTATCTGAAGCTATCGCCGATCTTGTCGAGGACTTCGGCTTGCTTCAATTCACCGTACTCGCCATAGAGGATAAAATGTCGATGATTAGTCTATTATCATTGATAGACAAAGCTAACGGTTATTGCTTCGGTACAAATGAAATCGGCGGAGACTCTGTGTGGACAGATCTACTTCGTCAATCTTCTATGGGCTTTTCAGACGACATTGATATACAAGAAAGATGGATAGATGACAAAGAAACATACGATaaggaagcagaagaaaacaTGCAACAAGCAATGGCAAACAAAGACAGAGGTAATGCAGAAAATTAg
- a CDS encoding uncharacterized protein (BUSCO:EOG09344PB7), producing the protein MGPSQIQIKASALQRLSKEKSIYEQELKENEEEVKKIEAQMTTASDKEKEDLKYTLKVAVRIRDESKRMIPNIKAKTQEVLKDLKEYLMTNGSENDDTVKKVIKEAERASK; encoded by the coding sequence ATGGGACCAtctcaaattcaaataaaAGCCAGTGCATTGCAACGATTGagtaaagagaagagtatttATGAAcaggagttgaaggaaaatgaagaagaggtgaaaaaaatagaggCTCAGATGACTACAGCATCAgacaaagagaaggaggacTTGAAGTATACACTAAAGGTCGCAGTTCGAATCCGAGACGAGTCGAAAAGAATGATTCCTAATATTAAGGCGAAAACGCAGGAAGTGTTGAAGGACCTTAaggaatatttgatgaCCAATGGGTCAGAAAATGACGATACCGTTAAGAAGGTGATTAAGGAAGCCGAAAGGGCCAGTAaatag
- a CDS encoding uncharacterized protein (EggNog:ENOG41) gives MVVESGQYDMRNECFHWKSISTGIEEKYHPDIYADNVKTLGISSKVDFVIIGAYEMTKLKVFSREVAESEFCTSDTIFLVDCTIAAGLEEEINIANCFATYFDLSTKEVKRGSTVILQYENGTTVAIGSSFLKKELNQQENILKRIIEGEGVLGANLKKLKELLKLQYIQTVHLIPPDRTPSVGSYCWKQVIPLINFQVLWIIYSSIDDKILNGVFKELVTIARSVGALEFPKPTDEGKMILQLQSMVEKYNKKTNSKYQMMNIQGSQLCNTTTDLYAEGNQEIPDAIYNFENGNGTMIRFVLSHLLFLSSKHKVKTPYLECIQSFYLKIERLKAESSFNWIRKKSTIVPVISAHPLQSSCQYPQTANNTMIGRQGWNQASAGLVSIHPRFHNDDLNSSGSSIGGKSNNTPSVQQVKNSLYGKTSASSFESYEDIARNQKSLFESANVKNLMHDTTSRYGEVDTLSQIERFVRIARRGPRVSVSSASAASTSDAVSSKIEEDASIYYSDMEE, from the coding sequence ATGGTAGTCGAATCGGGACAATATGATATGAGAAATGAATGCTTTCATTGGAAATCAATCTCTACGGGTATAGAGGAGAAATATCATCCAGACATATACGCGGACAATGTGAAAACACTtggaatatcttcaaaagtgGATTTCGTTATCATTGGAGCCTACGAAATGACCAAGCTAAAGGTGTTCTCAAGAGAAGTTGCAGAAAGTGAATTTTGTACTTCTGACACTATTTTCTTAGTTGATTGTACCATTGCTGCTGGACTAGAAGAGGAGATAAATATTGCAAACTGCTTTGCAACCTACTTTGATTTGAGTACTAAAGAAGTCAAAAGGGGGTCAACAGTGATTCTCCAATATGAAAATGGCACCACAGTTGCAATTGGCTCATCgttcttgaagaaagagttaAATCAACAGGAAaatatattgaagagaattatagaaggtgaaggtgtTTTAGGTGCCAACctaaagaaattgaaggagttaCTAAAATTGCAGTATATTCAGACGGTGCATTTAATACCGCCAGATAGAACACCTTCGGTTGGAAGCTATTGCTGGAAACAGGTGATCCCTTTGATTAATTTTCAGGTTCTCTGGATAATATATTCCAGTATCGACGACAAGATATTAAATGGAGTGTTTAAAGAGTTGGTGACTATTGCAAGAAGTGTGGGGGCTTTAGAATTTCCCAAACCCACAGATGAGGGAAAGATGATCTTACAACTCCAATCAATGGTTGAGAAATACAATAAAAAAACTAATTCCAAGTATCAAATGATGAATATCCAGGGGAGTCAACTATGCAATACTACTACAGATTTATATGCAGAAGGGAATCAGGAAATACCTGATGCAATTtacaactttgaaaatggGAATGGAACAATGATCAGGTTTGTATTGAGTCAtttgctctttctttcgAGCAAGCATAAAGTCAAAACTCCTTATTTGGAGTGTATTCAGAGTTTctatttgaagattgaAAGATTAAAAGCAGAGTCAAGTTTCAATTGGATCAGGAAAAAAAGCACGATAGTGCCTGTTATCTCTGCCCATCCATTACAAAGCTCTTGTCAATATCCACAAACAGCAAACAATACAATGATTGGAAGACAAGGATGGAATCAGGCATCTGCAGGACTTGTTTCAATACATCCCCGGTTTCATAATGATGATTTGAACTCTAGTGGTAGCAGCATTGGAGGAAAGTCAAATAATACTCCCTCAGTTCAGCAAGTGAAGAACAGTCTCTACGGAAAAACATCGGCATCTTCATTTGAATCATATGAAGATATAGCCAGAAATCAAAAATCTTTGTTTGAAAGTGCAAACGTAAAGAACCTAATGCATGATACTACTAGTCGatatggagaagttgatacACTGTCACAGATTGAGCGGTTTGTGAGAATTGCGAGAAGAGGACCACGAGTGAGTGTCAGCAGTGCTAGTGCGGCTAGCACCTCTGATGCTGTAAGCAGtaaaatagaagaagatgcaagTATTTATTATTCGGATATGGAGGAATAG
- a CDS encoding uncharacterized protein (EggNog:ENOG41), which translates to MLQRLLASRALSVSRSFFRYGISGLYRCLSSKPKITMEGPNEYSSIDSDKAPSSEKSQLFYAYRSEGETFGQMVNETINGRNPLHNSHVVSREEAERGVDPRYRDTETGELLDGATSSEARLDIKTLKGRVNRVQIAVPEELSTVIANNILYAYEPKHLKQQCAQYYMDLNDEVVQTKCETELETDVSIATTFAQNYAVAYQVLDELRRRVGEDKFHPTRILDYGYGPGVGMLALNELMGDDFNPDAKDVMINGCFHMTRRAKLLLSRQASEYYGRGKDEKEEEEGDGESTKEIMKDEEKREDGEAHSSTSLDPTVVDDYVGKVKTKDIHIKTILLNRFRPKSKKYDLIIAENQLLTGKEHFPHQVDQQLEELVHRLLPGGHLVLLQRGNPLGAEVIARARQVMMRPENNEGKLAKIPREYKSRGQLATEKQVGLDKESEEEAMKDIEPELLENYDIVEKEAKPDAAEEPINLKIMAPCPHHGKCPLQFFKPQYYEFGQVGKKLKFCSFAINVARPPYLLELKRGSRLATTWSSSSSGMGIKGQAKPGKGRPYGLNYETASYSYLIVERSDENPLLLQQQRDAETISRQVGFRSDLLDERPRVLAPPVKRKGLVCLDVCAPSGHVEKWYVSKSVGKQEYHDARKVKMGDIWALGAKSMIQSKKENSFYFERLEKKEEALRENKKRDAEKLKRKIRREYKEAVASDPKSDDLGEKLTRMARIDAYQFLAKPKEQQRITDKRRYK; encoded by the coding sequence ATGTTACAACGACTCTTAGCTTCTAGAGCTTTGAGTGTTTCTAGAAGCTTTTTCAGATATGGAATTTCTGGTTTATATCGATGTTTGAGTTCGAAACCCAAGATAACCATGGAAGGTCCAAATGAGTACTCTTCAATAGACAGCGATAAAGCTCCAAGTAGTGAAAAGTCGCAATTATTTTATGCGTATCGCAGTGAGGGAGAAACTTTTGGGCAGATGGTGAATGAGACAATCAATGGGAGAAACCCGTTACATAATTCTCATGTTGTGAGTCGGGAAGAGGCTGAGAGAGGTGTCGATCCAAGATATAGAGACACTGAGACTGGTGAGTTATTGGATGGAGCTACAAGCAGCGAAGCTCGGTTGGATATAAAGACATTAAAGGGTAGAGTCAACAGAGTACAAATTGCGGTTCCTGAAGAGCTATCTACAGTGATAGCCAACAATATATTGTATGCTTATGAACCTAAGCATCTAAAGCAGCAATGTGCCCAATATTATATGGACCTAAATGATGAAGTAGTTCAAACGAAGTGCGAAACCGAGTTGGAGACAGACGTCAGTATAGCCACCACCTTTGCGCAGAACTACGCTGTTGCTTATCAAGTATTGGACGAGCTTAGACGTCGAGTTGGTGAAGATAAATTTCATCCAACTAGAATACTTGACTATGGTTACGGTCCCGGTGTGGGGATGTTAGCCCTTAATGAGTTGATGGGAGATGATTTCAATCCTGATGCTAAGGACGTGATGATTAACGGGTGCTTTCATATGACTAGGCGTGCCAAGCTACTACTCAGTAGGCAAGCTAGTGAGTATtatggaagaggaaaggacgagaaggaggaggaggaggggGATGGGGAGAGCACTAAGGAGATAATGaaagatgaggagaaaCGGGAAGATGGAGAGGCCCATTCATCCACTTCCCTTGATCCAACCGTTGTCGATGATTACGTTGGAAAGGTCAAGACCAAAGATATCCACATTAAAACAATTCTCCTGAATAGGTTCCGTCCgaagtcaaagaaataCGATCTTATTATTGCTGAAAATCAGCTTCTTACGGGAAAGGAGCACTTTCCTCACCAAGTTGATCAACAATTGGAAGAGCTAGTCCACAGATTATTACCTGGTGGACATTTGGTTCTTCTACAGAGAGGAAATCCGTTGGGAGCAGAGGTTATAGCTCGGGCAAGACAAGTTATGATGAGACCAGAAAACAACGAAGGTAAACTGGCCAAGATTCCAAGAGAATATAAGAGTCGTGGGCAGCTTGCGACAGAGAAGCAGGTTGGTTTGGACAAAGAAAGTGAGGAAGAGGCCATGAAGGATATTGAGCCTGAACTACTTGAGAACTATGATATAGTTGAGAAAGAGGCTAAGCCGGACGCTGCCGAAGAACCTATAAACCTCAAAATAATGGCTCCATGTCCTCATCATGGCAAATGTCCGCTTCAGTTCTTCAAACCTCAGTACTATGAGTTTGGACAAGTTGGCAAGAAGTTAAAATTTTGCAGTTTTGCCATAAATGTGGCCAGACCTCCTTATTTACTAGAACTGAAAAGGGGTTCTAGACTTGCCACTACATGGTCGAGTTCAAGTAGTGGTATGGGAATTAAAGGTCAGGCAAAACCGGGAAAAGGACGACCTTATGGGCTTAACTACGAAACTGCAAGTTATTCCTATTTAATTGTGGAGAGGTCAGACGAGAATCCACTGTTGTTGCAGCAGCAAAGAGATGCTGAGACAATTTCCAGACAAGTTGGATTTAGGTCTGACTTGTTAGATGAGAGGCCAAGAGTGTTGGCTCCTCCTGTAAAACGGAAAGGTTTAGTATGTTTGGATGTATGTGCACCTTCTGGACATGTAGAGAAATGGTATGTATCGAAATCAGTTGGAAAGCAGGAGTATCATGACGCTAGAAAGGTGAAAATGGGAGATATATGGGCATTGGGTGCTAAATCTATGATCCaatcaaagaaggagaactcGTTTTATTTTGAGAGactagaaaagaaagaagaggcaCTACGagagaataagaagagagatgcCGAAAAgctcaaaagaaagattcgTAGGGAGTATAAGGAAGCCGTGGCAAGCGATCCGAAATCGGACGATTTGGGGGAAAAGCTTACAAGAATGGCACGTATAGATGCATACCAGTTCTTGGCCAAGCCCAAAGAGCAGCAGAGAATTACAGATAAGCGGAGATATAAGTAG
- a CDS encoding uncharacterized protein (BUSCO:EOG09343TU4) has product MSIVSLLGINVLNNPAKFTDPYQFEITFECLEPLKEDLEWKLTYVGSSRSLEHDQELDSVLVGPVPVGINKFILTADAPSPELIPASELVSVTVILLSCSYKEREFVRVGYYVNNEYDSEELRQNPPTKVQVDHIVRNILAEKPRVTRFNIVWDNESENPDDFYPPEQLEEELDEEDGGSQYGTSEGEGTEEGEGTEEGEEADEEADEEADEEADEEADEEADEEAEEEAEEEADEEVEEAEASPNKAEQVEETKVKEDDISTSAESASKKRKTEESEVTDKDEEEDETKEIDKAD; this is encoded by the coding sequence ATGTCGATTGTTTCGCTACTGGGAATCAATGTACTCAACAATCCGGCTAAATTTACTGACCCCTATCAATTTGAGATCACGTTTGAATGTCTCGAACCATTGAAGGAAGACCTTGAATGGAAGCTTACGTACGTTGGATCATCGAGATCTCTAGAACATGACCAAGAATTAGACTCTGTATTGGTGGGACCTGTTCCAGTAGGAATAAACAAGTTTATTTTAACGGCAGATGCACCATCACCAGAGCTCATTCCAGCAAGTGAGCTCGTTTCCGTGACCGTTATCCTACTTAGCTGCTCTTACAAGGAACGAGAGTTTGTCCGAGTGGGATATTACGTGAATAATGAATACGATTCGGAGGAATTGCGTCAGAACCCGCCGACAAAAGTTCAGGTGGATCATATAGTGAGGAATATTCTTGCTGAGAAGCCCCGGGTGACGAGATTCAATATTGTGTGGGACAACGAGAGCGAGAACCCGGACGATTTCTATCCACCGGAGCAACTGGAGGAGGAGTTAGATGAGGAGGATGGTGGGTCACAGTACGGAACTTCTGAGGGGGAAGGTACAGAAGAGGGAGAAGGTACAGAAGAGGGGGAAGAAGCAGACGAAGAGGCAGACGAGGAGGCAGATGAGGAAGCGGACGAGGAAGCGGACGAGGAAGCGGACgaggaagcagaagaagaagcggaagaagaagcggATGAGGAGgtagaagaagcagaagcttCACCAAACAAAGCAGAACAAGTAGAAGAAACGAaagtaaaagaagatgatatatCTACGTCTGCAGAATCGGcatccaaaaagagaaagacagAGGAGAGTGAAGTCACCgataaggatgaagaagaagatgagactAAGGAAATAGACAAAGCCGATTAA
- a CDS encoding uncharacterized protein (MEROPS:MER0011030), translating to MLTPRFTVDQDDEFVYITIKLSTIRFSAHNVEMVVNDKLFIFALPPYYLRLRFPGSLEEDERATSKFVSKEECIKVRVAKKTKGENFPDLDLTAKLLARLNEPTNQSISESHNYKSTTLIEEIESNENGANHVINNHMSDIAREAENFNWEVEQKSAEEMDVNMGTEHPKYGFNNQYSDMLEATVSNGNDINELAEPDGLKSDDRVVQRLIKENLKFDPEYYANEYLTAKYTPEESRIREILKWESPYKSIFLKLQREPKQKRDLDHVTSVAITFSQKEQDLMRDLPKKSYLIDDPRPIYYTIICLLYAYCYEIRSNEGDSTVESGWTIGKLTPQISCLDSQLIQSNNMTEKNMLRILVITMDRRALSYPLIRSYEVAKKCWEDVYFILRCGKRSVLKASLAAREYFRFHDIYYIYCKILLDDLCNWILRDDGCNERVLRNLAHALRKEAETIVKKDLMFEKIMTEESEDMEFINIDDVEDLAEHAYKDSK from the coding sequence ATGCTAACTCCTCGATTTACAGTAGATCAGGATGATGAGTTCGTCTATATCACTATCAAACTCTCTACTATACGATTTTCCGCCCATAATGTAGAGATGGTTGTTAATGATAAGCTTTTTATCTTTGCATTACCACCGTATTACCTCCGACTCAGATTCCCTGGCtcattggaagaggatgaaCGTGCCACCTCTAAATTCgtatccaaagaagaatgcaTCAAAGTGAGAGTGGCCAAAAAGACCAAAGGAGAGAACTTCCCAGACCTTGACTTGACCGCCAAGCTATTGGCAAGATTGAATGAACCTACAAATCAGAGCATATCTGAATCGCATAATTATAAATCAACTACTctgattgaagaaatagaaaGTAATGAAAATGGCGCAAATCACGTGATCAACAATCACATGAGCGACATAGCTCGAGAAGCTGAGAATTTCAATTGGGAGGTAGAACAGAAATCAgctgaagaaatggatgTCAATATGGGAACAGAGCATCCGAAATATGGTTTTAACAATCAATATTCCGATATGTTAGAGGCAACAGTTTCAAACGGAAACGATATCAATGAATTAGCGGAGCCGGACGGACTGAAGTCTGATGATAGAGTAGTTCAGAGACTTATTAAGGAGAATCTTAAATTTGATCCCGAATATTATGCCAACGAGTATCTTACGGCAAAGTATACACCCGAGGAAAGTAGAATAAGAGAGATTTTAAAGTGGGAGAGTCCTTACAAAAGCATATTTTTGAAGCTACAGAGAGAACCAAAGCAGAAGCGTGATCTTGATCATGTGACAAGCGTTGCAATAACTTTCTCTCAGAAAGAACAGGATCTTATGAGGGATTTACCTAAGAAATCATACCTTATAGACGATCCTCGGCCGATATACTACACTATTATATGCCTGTTGTATGCATATTGCTATGAAATAAGATCTAATGAAGGAGATAGTACTGTTGAGAGTGGCTGGACCATTGGTAAACTGACTCCTCAGATCAGTTGCTTGGACTCCCAGCTTATTCAGTCGAATAACATGACAGAAAAGAACATGCTTCGGATCCTAGTGATCACTATGGACAGAAGAGCATTATCATATCCATTAATTCGGAGCTACGAAGTTGCTAAAAAATGCTGGGAAGACGTTTACTTCATATTACGATGCGGTAAAAGAAGTGTTCTTAAAGCATCTCTAGCTGCTCGAGAATATTTTAGATTTCATGACATTTACTACATTTACTGCAAGATATTGTTGGATGATTTGTGCAATTGGATTTTGAGAGACGATGGTTGTAACGAGAGAGTTCTGAGAAACTTGGCACACGCActcagaaaagaagctgagaCAATCGTCAAGAAGGACTTGATGTTTGAGAAGATAATgacagaagaaagtgaagataTGGAGTTTATAAATATAGACGACGTGGAAGACTTAGCAGAACACGCATACAAAGATTCAAAATAG
- the DPH1 gene encoding Diphthamide biosynthesis protein 1 (BUSCO:EOG09341N90), whose amino-acid sequence MSSEEVKNHRRRFAGSRKMPVNGDKIGTNGSKKTVAIKGRSKVIGRIMNQIPKDILEDEELNEVIKLLPSNYNFEIHKTVWNIRKKNAVRVCLQMPEGLLNYSLIIADILEQFCHCEVLVMGDVTYGACCIDDYTARALDCDFIVHYGHSCLVPIAVTTIKVLYIFVTIQIDEQHLINTIRRNFNQGTRLAVFGTIQFNPAIHSLKVALENPESPQDKLIYVIAPQIMPLSKGEVLGCTSPSLDPKQFDAMVYVGDGRFHLESAMIHNPHILAYRYDPYSRKFTKEGYDQKEMISVRREAVQTAKGAKKIGLVLGALGRQGNPITVEKLEKELRKHGKIVVKIILSEIFPKKMAMFDDIGAFVQVACPRLSIDWGYAFSKPLLTPYEAMVMLEEDTPFTEEFYPMDYYYKEGYGRGKKPART is encoded by the coding sequence ATGTCCTCCGAGGAAGTTAAAAATcatagaagaagatttgcCGGATCAAGAAAGATGCCGGTAAATGGTGACAAGATTGGGACAAATGGCTCCAAGAAGACAGTAGCTATTAAAGGAAGATCTAAAGTGATTGGTCGAATCATGAACCAAATTCCAAAGGAtattttggaagatgaagaactCAATGAAGTCATCAAGTTACTACCGTCTAACTACAACTTTGAAATCCACAAAACAGTATGGAATATACGAAAGAAAAATGCAGTACGAGTGTGCCTACAAATGCCTGAAGGATTGTTGAACTATTCACTTATAATAGCTGATATTTTGGAGCAGTTCTGCCATTGTGAAGTGCTTGTCATGGGAGATGTCACTTATGGTGCATGCTGTATAGATGATTACACTGCTAGGGCCTTGGATTGTGATTTTATAGTGCATTATGGCCATTCATGTTTGGTCCCCATAGCTGTGACAACTATAAAGGTCTTGTACATTTTTGTCACTATTCAGATCGACGAACAACATTTAATTAACACTATTAGACGCAACTTCAATCAGGGAACTAGATTGGCTGTCTTCGGAACGATCCAGTTTAACCCAGCAATTCATTCCCTTAAAGTTGCTTTGGAGAACCCTGAAAGCCCGCAAGACAAGTTGATCTACGTGATAGCCCCTCAGATTATGCCTCTCTCCAAAGGTGAAGTGCTTGGTTGTACATCTCCTTCATTGGATCCTAAGCAGTTTGATGCCATGGTTTACGTGGGAGATGGAAGGTTTCATTTGGAGTCTGCCATGATTCATAATCCTCATATTTTAGCCTATAGATACGATCCGTATTCTCGGAAATTCACCAAGGAAGGGTACGatcagaaagagatgatatCGGTTCGTAGAGAAGCTGTTCAGACAGCCAAAGGTGCTAAGAAGATAGGACTAGTGTTGGGAGCCCTTGGAAGACAGGGAAATCCCATTACAgttgagaagttggaaaagGAACTTCGAAAGCACGGTAAAATCGTTGTAAAGATCATTTTATCTGAGATCTTCCCCAAGAAAATGGCCATGTTCGATGATATTGGCGCATTTGTTCAAGTAGCCTGTCCCAGATTGTCCATCGATTGGGGATATGCCTTTAGTAAACCTTTATTGACTCCATATGAAGCTATGGTgatgcttgaagaagatactcCTTTCACTGAAGAGTTCTATCCAATGGATTACTATTATAAAGAAGGAtatggaagaggaaagaagcCGGCGAGAACTTAA